The nucleotide sequence CACTTCAGCGGCTGGTTTCGACGCCCTAGTGCCCGGCGACAGTATACAAATCAGCGGCACGCTGAAGAGCTTCAATGCCCTGCTGGAAATGGACCCCGTTAGCTCCGTGACGGTGCTGGCTCGCCAGCAGCGCGTGCGGCCGGCCGCTACCGTGCCCGCAGCCAACCTTAGCACGGTTTTCAGTGAGGCCTACGAGGGCCAATTGGTGCGCATCACCGGCAACACCCGCCTGACCACCGCGGCGGGCAGCCCGTTCTACACGTTTTCTGGCAACACCAACTACTTGCTCAACGGCACTCCCAACGCGGTGGTGCGTCCTAGCGCCTCGTCTACGGGCCCAACTGGCGTGGTAGGCAAGATTGCCCCCAACGGCAACTTCGATGTGCTCGGCATCATGAGCCAGTTCAATAGCGCTAGCCCTACGGCGACCACTGGCTACCAGTTCCTGCCCCGGCTCCACTCCGACTTCATACTCGGCACTACGCCCAACATTGTGGGGGCGCCTTACCCAACTGCCATTACCACCGACGGCTTTACGGTCAATTTTCCGACGCAGAACGCTGGCGACGCCCGTGTGGAGTACGGCCTCACGCCCACCACGCTCACCCAGCAGACAAATGTTAGCACCGTCGGAACGCAGCACACGCTGGCTATTACGGGCTTGCAGCCGGGCACACTCTATTACGTGAAAGTAAGTTCCAGCAACACCAACGGCCGCTCGGAGCTAGCCGCCGTGCCGATGATTACGGCCTCGCTGTCGTCGGGCAAGATGCGCAGCTACTTCAACAACGCGGTGAACACCACCCTGGCCCTGCCTGGCAACAACGCCGTGTCTTTGCCCAGCGGTGCCATTGCCGACACCCTAGCCCGCTACATCAATCTAGCGCAGCAAACCCTCGATATTTCCATCTACAACTGGAACAACGCTACCATCCTGAACGCCGTGAATGCCGCCAAAGCGCGAGGCGTGCAGGTGCGCGTGGTGTACGAAGGCGACAACACCAACGTGAGTCTGGTCAGCCTCGACCCGACCATCCCGCGCGTGAGCCGCGCCACCCAGATGGCTATCATGCACAACAAGTTTGTGGTGATTGACGCCAATAGCACCGACCCCAATCGTCCGTGGGTGTGGACTGGCTCCACCAACTGGACTCCGGCTCAACTCGCTACCGACCGCAACAATGCCATTGCCATCCAAGACCAGAGCCTGGCCCGCGTTTACACCTTGGAGTTCAACGAAATGTGGGGCGGTGGCACCAACGCTACGGCCCGGTTCGGCTCCGCCAAAACCGACAACACGCCGCACTTCCTCAGCATCGGCGGCAAGCTGGTGGAGTCGTGGTTTTCGCCCACCGATAACGTGCAGGAACGTCTGATTCAAAGCATCCAAACGGCCAACAACGACCTGCACGTAGCCACCATGCTTATCACACGCGGCGAAATCACGCGTGCTATTCGCGACCAAGTGCAGGCTGCCAACATTGCCGCATGCTCGGAAGTCCTCCTTGACGATGCCGCCGACAGCCCAGCTGACGTAATCAACACGCTACGCACCACCCTCGGTAACCGTGTGCTATTTGACGTAGTGCCTGGCACGATGCACCACAAGTACGTCCTGGTGGATGCTGGGGCCGCACAGTCGGACCCCTTAGTGTTCGTGGGCTCTCACAACTGGAGCGCGGCCGCTAACACAGAAAACGACGAAAACACGCTCATCGTCCATGATGCGCGCATCGTGAATCAGTATTACCAGGAGTTCTACCAGCGCATCAGCGAGCAGAACGTAACCGGGGTAAGTCCGTGCAACCTGATTTTGGCCAACAAGCAGGCCACCGTACAGCAGAGCAGCGTGCAGGTATATCCCAATCCTACCAGCGGCTCGTTTGCAGTGCGCCTCGAAGCCAGTAAAGCCCGTACGGCTACGGTTACGTTGCGCGACGTAACCGGCCGCGTAGTACTAGCACAAACCCGCCCGCTCAACGGCCAGGAAGTTACCGTGGATGCCTCCACGCTCCGTGCTGGCCTCTACATGGTTCAGATTGCAACCCCAGAAGCCACGCAGATAAGCCGTGTGGTAGTGGAATAGCGTATTCCTTTGGCAACTCAATAAAAGAGGCGGCTTCCGAATGGAAGCCGCCTCTTTCAGTTTTCAGGCCTTACGATACATGCACTGTTGGCTGCTTTTTACTCCTTCACTTCTTTGCTGCTAGCGGCGAGCTTGGTTGTGTCACGCTGCCACCGCCGCTCCCGCCACGCCTGGTGCTGCGCTTCGTCCTGGAACGTCCAGGCTACTAGGCGGCTGACTTTCTGGCCCTGGTTCATAGGTATAGTTTGGACGTTGGTAGCGCCAGCTAGCTTGAGAAAATGGTAGGCACTGGGCAAGGTTTCCTTTTTGGAAATGAGGGAAGTGAACCACAGCACCCGCGTAGCCAGGGGCACGCTCTGCTCCACCATACGCCGCACAAAGGCCTCTTCACCGCCGACATACCACAGTTCGGTGTTTTTGCCACCAAAGTTGGGTGAAGGCTCCATAGACTGTGCATGGCCCAAGTTGCGGGCTTTGCGCTGGTTGCTAGCCGCAGCTTCCTCCGCTGAACCATGAAACGGCGGGTTACAAATCGTCAAATCAAACTCCTCGCGCGCCTTCACAATCCCGTCAAATATATCTTCCGAGTGGCTTTGCAGCCGCAAATCGATGCGGCCAGCCAGAACCGGATTGGCGGCTACCATGTGCTTGGCCGCCCGAACAGCCACTGGGTCAATATCAGAACCTACAAAGCGCCAGTTGTACTCCCGCGTCCCAATGATAGGATACACGCAGTTCGC is from Hymenobacter tibetensis and encodes:
- the rlmF gene encoding 23S rRNA (adenine(1618)-N(6))-methyltransferase RlmF → MHPRNRHAARYDFPQLIAANPELASFLTHTPTGEETVDFTDPAAVKALNKALLKQFYGVQHWDIPAGYLCPPIPGRADYIHHAADLLAKVNGGEAPRGKSVHVLDIGVGANCVYPIIGTREYNWRFVGSDIDPVAVRAAKHMVAANPVLAGRIDLRLQSHSEDIFDGIVKAREEFDLTICNPPFHGSAEEAAASNQRKARNLGHAQSMEPSPNFGGKNTELWYVGGEEAFVRRMVEQSVPLATRVLWFTSLISKKETLPSAYHFLKLAGATNVQTIPMNQGQKVSRLVAWTFQDEAQHQAWRERRWQRDTTKLAASSKEVKE
- a CDS encoding phospholipase D-like domain-containing protein — protein: MKKLTLLALLLGAAARPTLAQTVITIAAARAAGVGATVTVRGVVTNGPELGIIRYIQDGTAGLATYSTSAAGFDALVPGDSIQISGTLKSFNALLEMDPVSSVTVLARQQRVRPAATVPAANLSTVFSEAYEGQLVRITGNTRLTTAAGSPFYTFSGNTNYLLNGTPNAVVRPSASSTGPTGVVGKIAPNGNFDVLGIMSQFNSASPTATTGYQFLPRLHSDFILGTTPNIVGAPYPTAITTDGFTVNFPTQNAGDARVEYGLTPTTLTQQTNVSTVGTQHTLAITGLQPGTLYYVKVSSSNTNGRSELAAVPMITASLSSGKMRSYFNNAVNTTLALPGNNAVSLPSGAIADTLARYINLAQQTLDISIYNWNNATILNAVNAAKARGVQVRVVYEGDNTNVSLVSLDPTIPRVSRATQMAIMHNKFVVIDANSTDPNRPWVWTGSTNWTPAQLATDRNNAIAIQDQSLARVYTLEFNEMWGGGTNATARFGSAKTDNTPHFLSIGGKLVESWFSPTDNVQERLIQSIQTANNDLHVATMLITRGEITRAIRDQVQAANIAACSEVLLDDAADSPADVINTLRTTLGNRVLFDVVPGTMHHKYVLVDAGAAQSDPLVFVGSHNWSAAANTENDENTLIVHDARIVNQYYQEFYQRISEQNVTGVSPCNLILANKQATVQQSSVQVYPNPTSGSFAVRLEASKARTATVTLRDVTGRVVLAQTRPLNGQEVTVDASTLRAGLYMVQIATPEATQISRVVVE